The bacterium genomic interval CGCCCGCGAGTAGGAAGTATAGTGGGGATCGGCGAGCAGCACTTCGTCGCCCGGGTCGAGCAGGGCCTGAAACGTCACGTACATGGCTTCCTGCGAACCGGCGGTGATGATCACCTGGTCGGGGTGCACCTCGGCGCCGTAATCGCGCCGGCACTTCTCTGCCACCGCTTCGCGGAGATCCCCCCGCCCCTGCCAGTGCGTATAGTGGGTTGCGCCCTGGTCCAGGGCGCGCTTCGCCGCCTCGACGATATGCGGCGGGGTCGGGAGGTCGGGATCCGCGCGTCCCAGGCTGAGCAGATCGCGGCGGCCCTGCGCCATCGCCAGCAACCGCTCCCGATCGCCGGAGCGAGTTTGAACGGCGCGCTTCGCCGCACGGGCCGCCAGGGTGTTTTCCGGAGTCACGCTCAACGATCTCCTCCTTTGCGGGTCCGCCCCACCCTCGCCTCCGCGAGGCGGAAGAAGATGGCCGCGGTATATTCGATGCCCTTGACGTAGTACTCGAGGTCGAGGTTCTCGTCGGGCGCGTGAATCCGGCAGTCAGGATTCGCAAATCCGGTGAGGACCGGCGGGATGCCGAGGTGTTGCGCAAAAACGCCTTCGGCCGTCGGACCGCGCCGCCCGGCCACCCAGCCCTGGCCGAAGACGTCGGCGCCGGCCTGCCGGATGGCCTGCACCAACGTGGCGGTATGGGAGGTGTGCCACGTCTGTCCCCGCGCCGAGAGCACGCGGATCGCAACGTCCTCAAAGCCGCTGCGATCGAGGTGCGAGCGAAGCTTCTGGATCTGGCGGCCGGCGTCCAATCGCGGCGGACAGCGGAAGTCCAGTTTCGCGCTCGCGCGGCGGGGTACTGCGGTCATCAGCACCCCGGGCGTCGTTTCGCCCGCCCACAGACCGCAGATGGTGCACGTCGGCTCGACATAGAGCGCCCGAATGAGATCCTCCCCCGTCCTTCCACCGGGGAACGTTTCCCGCCGCAGCCCGTGCTGCCTGCGGAGCGCTTCCGGATCGAGATCGCGCGCCTTGTCGCGAAAGTATTCCCAGTCGTCCTCGGTGAGCGCGGCCAGGTCATCCATCCACCCAGGAATGATGACCCGGTCGGTCCCGACGTCCTTGATAGTCCGCAGGGCCTCGATCAGGCGCCAGGCGGCGTCGTGGACGAGGACGGCTCTGCTGCTGTGCACATCCTCGCCCGCGGTTTCCACGGAAAGCTCCACGTACAGAATGCCTCTGCCGAAGAGATCGACCCGGGGCAGGAGCGTGGAGGCTTCGGCAGCCCCGTCCAGGCAAAATATCCCCTCCGTTCCATCGAG includes:
- a CDS encoding M20/M25/M40 family metallo-hydrolase; translation: MVEPAAALPAGFSRVLGHIRASRERYVEVLRDLVRIPSVTMDIPQCHVAAQYVADAMEAAGLTVRADPIPGAGPTLFGRAPSDPRGPAVIGYAHYDVKPAGDRSAWTYDPWGGEVHDGRMYGRGVVDNKSGSLAFVFAAAACLAAEALPVDLRLVIEGEEETGSAHLEEWALAHAADLDGTEGIFCLDGAAEASTLLPRVDLFGRGILYVELSVETAGEDVHSSRAVLVHDAAWRLIEALRTIKDVGTDRVIIPGWMDDLAALTEDDWEYFRDKARDLDPEALRRQHGLRRETFPGGRTGEDLIRALYVEPTCTICGLWAGETTPGVLMTAVPRRASAKLDFRCPPRLDAGRQIQKLRSHLDRSGFEDVAIRVLSARGQTWHTSHTATLVQAIRQAGADVFGQGWVAGRRGPTAEGVFAQHLGIPPVLTGFANPDCRIHAPDENLDLEYYVKGIEYTAAIFFRLAEARVGRTRKGGDR